From Manduca sexta isolate Smith_Timp_Sample1 chromosome 21, JHU_Msex_v1.0, whole genome shotgun sequence, the proteins below share one genomic window:
- the LOC115447647 gene encoding scolexin B encodes MFSSKQSVVLAVAAALVACACAAPDPGANDIQLNQKLSVDAKGAKQPIDTRAVNERYPHAVLFGGTCGGTIISPTWILTAGHCTLFNDGRGVLAGTNNSDVSGVYRFTKRLIIHPLFSVGPYWLNAEEFNLKQVAARWDFLLAELEEPLPLDGKIMAAAKLDDQPDLPAGLDVGYAGYGTDHHGGTMRSEMHAMELSVQSNEVCSKLEQFEAKDMLCAKGRPPRYDSACNGDSGSGLVDNNGRLVGVASWVENDAFECRNGNLVVFSRVSSVREWIRQVTNI; translated from the exons ATGTTCAGCTCGAAGCAGTCGGTTGTGTTagcggtggcggcggcgctcgtcgcgtgcgcgtgcgcagcgccCGACCCCGGCGCCAACGATATACAACTTAATCAAAAATTAA GTGTTGATGCCAAGGGGGCAAAGCAGCCAATTGATACGAGGGCAGTCAACGAACGGTATCCACATGCAGTTCTATTCGGAGGCACCTGCGGAGGAACCATTATCAGTCCCACCTGGATCCTGACCGCCGGTCACTG CACACTATTCAATGACGGGCGCGGCGTCCTGGCCGGCACCAACAACAGCGACGTGTCTGGCGTGTACCGCTTCACCAAGCGGCTCATCATACATCCGCTCTTCTCCGTAGGACCATACTGGCTCAACGCCGAAGAGTTCAACCTCAAACAG GTGGCTGCACGATGGGACTTCTTGTTGGCGGAACTGGAGGAACCGCTGCCGTTGGACGGCAAGATCATGGCGGCTGCGAAGCTCGACGACCAGCCCGACCTCCCCGCAGGCCTCGACGTGGGCTATGCGGGCTACGGCACCGACCACCATGGG gGCACGATGCGAAGCGAGATGCATGCAATGGAGCTTTCGGTTCAATCTAACGAAGTGTGCTCGAAGCTAGAGCAGTTCGAGGCGAAGGACATGTTGTGCGCCAAGGGACGTCCGCCACGATACGACTCCGCCTGTAAC GGCGACAGTGGCAGTGGGCTAGTAGACAACAATGGTCGCCTAGTCGGTGTGGCGTCGTGGGTAGAGAACGACGCTTTCGAGTGCCGCAACGGCAACCTGGTGGTCTTCTCGCGAGTGTCCAGCGTACGCGAGTGGATCCGACAAGTCACCAACATATAA